One Corynebacterium efficiens YS-314 DNA segment encodes these proteins:
- the hisH gene encoding imidazole glycerol phosphate synthase subunit HisH, whose protein sequence is MTKTVALLDYGSGNLRSAQRALEHVGAEVIVTSDPDICTNADGLLVPGVGAFDACMKGLRGVFGHRIIGTRLAGGRPVMGICVGMQILFDEGIEHGIQTRGCGEWSGRVERLQARILPHMGWNTVEKQPGSEMFAGLSEDERYYFVHTYGVRDWTLVTDDLTTPPLVTWAVHENDRFVAAVENGALWATQFHPEKSGDAGAQLLRNWINHI, encoded by the coding sequence ATGACCAAAACCGTCGCTCTACTCGACTATGGATCAGGCAACCTCCGCTCCGCCCAGCGTGCGCTCGAGCACGTCGGTGCGGAGGTCATCGTGACCAGTGACCCCGATATCTGCACCAACGCCGATGGGCTCCTCGTCCCCGGTGTCGGGGCCTTCGATGCCTGCATGAAGGGGCTGCGGGGGGTCTTCGGCCATCGCATCATCGGCACCCGCCTGGCGGGTGGGCGTCCGGTCATGGGTATCTGCGTGGGCATGCAGATCCTCTTCGACGAGGGCATCGAACACGGTATCCAGACACGGGGTTGCGGTGAGTGGTCCGGCCGGGTGGAACGCCTGCAGGCCCGTATCCTCCCGCACATGGGGTGGAACACCGTGGAGAAACAACCCGGTAGTGAGATGTTCGCCGGGTTGAGTGAGGATGAACGGTACTACTTCGTCCACACCTACGGTGTCCGTGACTGGACCCTGGTCACCGATGACCTGACCACCCCGCCGCTGGTCACCTGGGCCGTGCACGAAAATGACCGGTTCGTCGCCGCCGTGGAAAACGGTGCGCTGTGGGCCACCCAGTTCCACCCGGAGAAATCCGGGGACGCGGGCGCGCAGCTGCTGCGCAACTGGATCAACCACATCTAA
- a CDS encoding MFS transporter has protein sequence MPAFPLRRPTGVALMFATNGAAFASILPWYPTFKVQWGLSDAAFGIIVACFAAGSLLSTVLPSLAVTRFGPRRVVVWGTLLLCLLVAAVGWSPSGLVLAALLLLIGVTDAIIDVSQNVAAVRVQDSLGISIMSSVHACWSLGAVFGGVVGTAAASAGVDVRVHLATVMTGVALLVVLATWLTGPVGRGADPAPDPGSGTNPAGSRGPGLGRVLVVALPVAIVATSGTVVEDVANNWAGLASVELAGVAVGTAGVAFTVVLAAQTLGRFTGDWFIQRFGRVATARAGGVLIALGGVVVVSSSTPLPLYTGLALLGLGCATLVPSAFAAAARLPGLSEGAGVTVVSWLMRLGFLATSPVIGLISSATGLRWALGLLIAVGLLVVISAAALRTSPRT, from the coding sequence ATGCCCGCCTTCCCTCTCCGCAGACCCACCGGTGTTGCACTGATGTTCGCCACCAACGGGGCGGCCTTCGCCTCGATCCTGCCCTGGTATCCGACCTTCAAGGTGCAGTGGGGGCTCTCCGATGCCGCATTCGGGATCATTGTCGCGTGTTTTGCCGCGGGGTCACTGCTGTCCACGGTGTTACCCAGCCTGGCGGTCACGCGTTTCGGCCCCCGTAGGGTCGTGGTGTGGGGCACCCTCCTGCTGTGTCTGTTGGTCGCCGCCGTGGGGTGGTCCCCCTCAGGTCTTGTGCTGGCGGCGCTGCTCCTGCTCATCGGTGTCACCGATGCCATCATCGATGTCTCCCAGAACGTCGCGGCTGTCCGCGTGCAGGACAGTCTCGGGATCTCGATCATGTCCTCGGTCCATGCCTGCTGGAGCCTGGGTGCCGTATTCGGCGGGGTGGTGGGCACCGCCGCCGCCTCCGCCGGGGTCGATGTACGTGTCCACCTGGCGACGGTCATGACCGGGGTCGCCCTGCTGGTGGTACTTGCCACGTGGTTGACCGGTCCCGTGGGGCGGGGGGCGGATCCCGCGCCTGATCCGGGCTCCGGCACCAACCCCGCCGGGTCTCGTGGCCCGGGGCTGGGGCGGGTGCTGGTGGTGGCCCTGCCGGTGGCCATCGTGGCCACCTCCGGCACGGTGGTCGAGGATGTGGCCAACAACTGGGCCGGGTTGGCCTCGGTGGAACTGGCGGGGGTGGCGGTGGGGACCGCCGGGGTGGCCTTCACGGTGGTGCTGGCGGCACAGACCCTCGGCCGGTTCACCGGCGACTGGTTCATCCAGCGTTTCGGGCGGGTCGCCACAGCCCGCGCCGGGGGTGTGCTCATCGCCCTCGGTGGTGTCGTGGTGGTGTCCTCCTCCACCCCGCTGCCGCTCTACACCGGCCTGGCGTTGTTGGGCCTGGGGTGCGCCACCCTGGTGCCCAGTGCCTTCGCGGCCGCCGCCCGACTGCCGGGTCTCAGCGAGGGGGCCGGGGTGACGGTGGTCAGCTGGCTGATGCGGCTGGGGTTCCTGGCCACCAGCCCGGTCATCGGGCTGATCTCCTCGGCCACGGGCCTGCGGTGGGCCCTCGGGCTGCTCATCGCGGTGGGTCTCCTCGTGGTCATCAGCGCAGCGGCGCTGCGTACATCACCGCGTACCTGA
- a CDS encoding MFS transporter gives MWKSPGFLAVLVAVAAAFGSFSLLLPVVPLAVINDGGSSALAGATTGVFMAATVLTQIFTPMALRRIGYNPVMVFSAFMLGVPAIGYIIGMEPLPVLVVSALRGIGFGALTVAESALVAELVPVRFLGKASGMLGVFIGLSQMIFLPVGLAIGDRWGFDYVYILGAVIALVAAVMCLRIPAIKAAPKQQPSKYDYPEETKAPPVPAWKLVLIPALAVATISMSFGAVSSFLPAAVIQVDPVLGAVFSGLILSLTGGAAMVFRYLAGVIADRRGVPGATMIPAQALALLGVGVIALTIHQGWSVWLLVLGAALFGGGFGMVQNEALLSMFFRLPRSRVSEASAVWNISYDAGTGLGSFFLGLVAAAFAYQGAFAAGAAVIAVGILLTGADRLVGRHRLTEYNNTRARLRQIPVARRAVQTVRSVRGRVATRPVPVDDLLTRPTEKPGWKDPEQDTPGT, from the coding sequence ATGTGGAAGAGCCCTGGTTTTCTGGCGGTGCTCGTGGCGGTCGCCGCCGCCTTCGGCAGTTTCTCCCTCCTGCTGCCGGTTGTTCCCCTGGCGGTGATCAACGACGGTGGATCCAGTGCACTCGCCGGCGCCACCACGGGTGTGTTCATGGCCGCCACGGTGCTCACCCAGATCTTCACACCGATGGCCCTGCGCAGGATCGGGTACAACCCGGTGATGGTGTTCTCCGCCTTCATGCTGGGTGTTCCCGCCATCGGTTACATCATCGGCATGGAGCCCCTGCCGGTCCTGGTGGTCTCCGCGTTACGCGGCATCGGTTTCGGTGCGCTCACCGTGGCTGAATCCGCGCTCGTGGCGGAGCTGGTACCCGTGCGCTTCCTGGGTAAGGCCTCCGGCATGCTGGGGGTGTTCATCGGCCTGTCCCAGATGATCTTCCTGCCGGTGGGCCTGGCCATCGGGGACCGGTGGGGTTTCGACTATGTCTATATCCTCGGCGCGGTCATCGCCCTGGTGGCGGCCGTGATGTGTCTACGTATCCCGGCGATCAAGGCGGCACCGAAACAACAACCCAGTAAATATGACTACCCCGAGGAGACCAAGGCTCCGCCGGTGCCCGCCTGGAAGCTCGTGCTCATCCCGGCTCTGGCGGTGGCCACCATCTCGATGAGTTTCGGTGCCGTGTCCTCCTTCCTCCCCGCCGCGGTGATCCAGGTAGATCCGGTCCTCGGGGCGGTCTTCAGTGGTCTGATCCTCTCCCTGACCGGTGGTGCCGCGATGGTGTTCCGCTACCTCGCCGGTGTCATCGCCGATCGCCGGGGTGTACCGGGTGCCACCATGATCCCCGCGCAGGCGCTCGCGCTGCTCGGGGTCGGCGTCATCGCCCTGACCATCCACCAGGGGTGGTCGGTGTGGCTGCTGGTGCTGGGCGCGGCGCTGTTCGGTGGTGGTTTCGGCATGGTGCAGAACGAGGCCCTGCTGTCGATGTTCTTCCGGCTGCCCCGGTCCCGTGTCTCCGAGGCCTCCGCCGTGTGGAATATCTCCTATGACGCGGGCACCGGGCTGGGCAGTTTCTTCCTCGGCCTGGTTGCTGCGGCGTTCGCCTACCAGGGTGCCTTCGCCGCGGGGGCCGCGGTGATCGCGGTCGGTATCCTGCTCACCGGCGCCGACCGTCTCGTGGGCAGACACCGTCTCACCGAATACAACAACACCCGCGCCCGACTGCGCCAGATCCCCGTCGCCCGCCGTGCCGTGCAGACCGTCCGCTCGGTCCGGGGCCGGGTGGCCACCCGGCCGGTGCCTGTCGACGACCTGCTGACCCGCCCCACGGAGAAACCCGGTTGGAAGGATCCGGAGCAGGACACCCCCGGGACGTAG
- the hisB gene encoding imidazoleglycerol-phosphate dehydratase HisB: MTTAPRIGRATRTTSESDITVEINLDGTGTVDIDTGLPFFDHMLTAFGVHGSFDLTVHAKGDIEIDAHHTVEDTAIVLGQALLDAIGDKKGIRRFASCQLPMDEALVEAVVDISGRPYFVINGEPDHMISAVIGGHYATVINEHFFETLALNSRITLHVICHYGRDPHHITEAEYKAVARALRAAVEMDPRQTGIPSTKGAL; encoded by the coding sequence ATGACCACCGCACCACGTATCGGTCGTGCCACCCGCACCACCAGCGAATCCGACATCACCGTCGAGATCAACCTCGACGGCACCGGCACGGTCGACATCGACACCGGCCTGCCGTTCTTCGATCACATGCTCACCGCCTTCGGTGTCCACGGCAGCTTCGACCTCACGGTCCACGCCAAGGGTGACATCGAGATCGATGCCCACCACACCGTCGAGGACACCGCCATCGTCCTCGGTCAGGCACTGCTGGATGCCATCGGCGACAAGAAGGGCATCCGCCGTTTCGCCTCCTGCCAGCTGCCCATGGATGAGGCTCTGGTGGAGGCCGTGGTGGATATCTCCGGCCGCCCGTACTTCGTCATCAACGGTGAACCAGACCACATGATCAGCGCCGTCATCGGCGGGCACTACGCCACCGTGATCAATGAGCACTTCTTCGAGACCCTCGCGCTGAATTCACGGATCACCCTGCACGTGATCTGCCACTACGGGCGCGATCCCCACCACATCACCGAGGCCGAGTACAAGGCCGTTGCCCGCGCTCTGCGCGCCGCCGTGGAGATGGACCCGCGTCAGACCGGGATCCCCTCCACCAAGGGTGCGTTGTAG
- a CDS encoding histidinol-phosphate transaminase, protein MTDTTLAPEVTLSDLPLREELRGESAYGAPQLNVSVRLNTNENPYPPSEALIADLVETVRATATELNRYPERDSVELRDALADYITHQTGVQVTRENLWAANGSNEVLQQLLQAFGGPGRKALGFQPSYSMHPILSKGTQTEFIAIPRGADFRIDMDAALAAIEEHVPDIIFVTTPNNPTGDITSLADIEKIINAAPGIVIVDEAYAEFSPSPSATTLITRYPAKLVVSRTMSKAFDFAGGRLGYFVAAPAFIEAVMLVRLPYHLSALSQAAATVALRHRDDTLATVAKLSSERIRVAARLEELGYTQVPSESNFIFFGKFTDQHTAWEAFLDRGVLIRDVGVSGHLRVTIGLPEENDSFLAAAAEISGLNL, encoded by the coding sequence ATGACTGACACGACCCTCGCCCCCGAGGTCACCCTGTCCGACCTGCCACTGCGCGAGGAACTGCGCGGTGAAAGCGCCTACGGAGCACCACAGCTCAACGTTTCCGTACGCCTGAACACCAACGAGAACCCCTACCCACCCTCCGAGGCCCTCATCGCGGACCTCGTCGAGACGGTCCGGGCCACCGCCACCGAGCTCAACCGGTACCCGGAGCGGGACTCCGTGGAGCTTCGCGACGCACTGGCCGACTACATCACCCACCAGACCGGGGTGCAGGTCACCCGGGAGAACCTGTGGGCCGCCAACGGCTCCAACGAGGTCCTCCAGCAGCTGCTCCAGGCCTTCGGCGGACCCGGACGCAAGGCCCTGGGGTTCCAGCCGAGCTACTCCATGCACCCGATCCTGTCCAAGGGCACCCAGACGGAGTTCATCGCCATCCCCCGCGGTGCCGATTTCCGCATCGACATGGACGCAGCCCTCGCCGCCATCGAGGAGCACGTCCCCGACATCATCTTCGTGACCACCCCGAACAACCCCACCGGTGATATCACCAGCCTGGCGGACATCGAGAAGATCATCAACGCCGCACCGGGCATCGTCATCGTTGATGAGGCCTATGCGGAGTTCTCACCGTCACCGTCGGCGACCACCCTGATCACCCGGTACCCGGCCAAGCTGGTGGTCTCACGCACCATGTCCAAGGCCTTCGACTTCGCCGGAGGGCGTCTCGGGTACTTCGTGGCAGCTCCGGCCTTCATCGAGGCGGTCATGCTGGTGCGGCTGCCGTACCACCTGTCCGCCCTGAGCCAGGCGGCCGCGACCGTGGCGCTGCGTCACCGAGATGACACGCTGGCCACCGTGGCCAAGCTCTCCTCCGAGCGCATCCGGGTGGCCGCCCGCCTGGAGGAACTGGGTTACACCCAGGTGCCCAGCGAATCCAACTTCATCTTCTTCGGGAAGTTCACCGACCAGCACACCGCATGGGAGGCCTTCCTGGATCGGGGAGTGCTCATCCGCGACGTCGGTGTGTCGGGCCACCTGCGCGTCACCATCGGGCTGCCGGAGGAGAACGACTCCTTCCTGGCCGCCGCCGCCGAGATCTCCGGCCTCAACCTCTAA
- the hisD gene encoding histidinol dehydrogenase, with the protein MLNVTDLRGHTPSKSDIRRALPRGGTDVVSVLPIVEPVVDDVQNRGAEAALDYGEKFDHIRPASVRVPAEVLKAAEDTLDPRVREAIEESIRRVRKVHADQKPREHTTELAPGGTVTERFLPIDRVGLYVPGGNAVYPSSVIMNAVPAQEAGVGTLVVASPPQADHGGWPHPTILAACSILGVDEVWAVGGAQAVALLAFGDDSADLEPVDIITGPGNIFVTAAKRLVRGVVGTDSEAGPTEIAILADDTANPVNVAYDLISQAEHDVMAASVLITDSEQLARDVNREIEARYAITRNADRVAEALRGKQSGIVLVDDIEVGIAVADQYAAEHLEVHTANAREVSERISNAGAIFVGDFSPVPLGDYSAGSNHVLPTSGTARFSAGLSTHTFLRPVNLIEYDEAALKDISEVVINFADAEDLPAHGEAIRARFETLPTTTADTTDTPDATA; encoded by the coding sequence ATGCTGAATGTCACTGACCTCCGTGGTCACACACCATCCAAGAGCGACATCCGACGTGCCCTGCCACGCGGTGGAACCGACGTTGTGTCCGTTCTGCCCATCGTTGAGCCGGTCGTCGATGACGTGCAGAACCGCGGTGCAGAGGCCGCGCTGGACTACGGCGAGAAATTCGACCATATCCGTCCCGCATCCGTGCGGGTTCCGGCTGAGGTGCTCAAGGCCGCCGAGGACACCCTCGACCCCAGGGTCCGCGAGGCCATCGAGGAATCCATCCGTCGTGTCCGGAAGGTCCACGCCGATCAGAAACCACGCGAACACACCACAGAGCTGGCACCGGGTGGCACCGTCACCGAGCGGTTCCTGCCGATTGACCGCGTGGGCCTGTACGTCCCCGGTGGTAACGCTGTCTATCCCTCCAGCGTGATCATGAATGCGGTCCCCGCACAGGAGGCCGGGGTGGGCACCCTCGTGGTGGCATCCCCACCGCAGGCCGACCATGGTGGCTGGCCACACCCGACGATCCTCGCCGCCTGCTCCATCCTCGGGGTGGACGAGGTGTGGGCCGTCGGTGGCGCCCAGGCCGTGGCCCTGCTGGCCTTCGGTGATGACAGCGCAGATCTGGAGCCGGTGGACATCATCACCGGCCCGGGCAACATCTTCGTCACCGCAGCCAAGCGGCTGGTCCGTGGTGTCGTGGGCACCGACTCCGAGGCCGGCCCCACCGAGATCGCCATCCTCGCCGACGACACCGCCAACCCGGTCAACGTCGCCTATGACCTCATCAGCCAGGCTGAACACGATGTCATGGCAGCCTCCGTCCTGATCACCGACTCCGAGCAGCTGGCCCGGGATGTCAACCGTGAAATCGAGGCACGCTATGCCATCACCCGCAACGCCGATCGCGTCGCGGAGGCCCTGCGCGGCAAGCAGAGCGGCATCGTGCTTGTCGACGACATCGAGGTCGGCATCGCCGTGGCCGACCAGTACGCGGCCGAGCACCTGGAGGTGCACACCGCCAACGCCCGTGAAGTCTCCGAACGGATCTCCAACGCCGGCGCGATCTTCGTCGGTGACTTCTCCCCGGTGCCGCTGGGTGACTATTCCGCCGGTTCCAACCACGTGCTGCCGACCTCCGGCACCGCACGGTTCTCCGCCGGGCTGTCCACCCACACCTTCCTGCGCCCGGTCAACCTCATCGAATACGATGAGGCCGCGCTGAAGGACATCTCCGAGGTGGTCATCAACTTCGCTGACGCCGAGGATCTGCCCGCCCACGGGGAGGCGATCCGCGCCCGGTTCGAGACCCTGCCCACCACCACCGCCGATACCACCGACACCCCTGACGCAACCGCGTAG